The following are encoded together in the Streptomyces sp. NBC_00358 genome:
- a CDS encoding GNAT family N-acetyltransferase: protein MSPLDALDAIHPIDVRPITPPDIPDWLRALKTGFLQPPVVPEDEAEARASGIIPSRTLGAYDGSRCVATFRSFPQELTAVGGAIVPADAISNVTVSPTHRRRGLLTRMMEADLAAARKRGDVVATLIAAEYPIYGRYGFGPATSTTKWTIDVQRTGLDPRWAGPADGGRIDLVDAEDVRKAGPELHERFRRGRPGAVSRDARWWQVSTGLLTFGAGDRKEPFYAAYRSAAGGIEGLVSYTADDNWGDANQPEITADVNWLLAVTPAAERALWHYLCSIDWITRVRSCRRAPDDLLPQFLPDPRAARVTTQTDWLWVRILDVVRAMEARTYGAAGTLVLDVLDESGPDGGRYRLQVAPDGTATCDPTTEEAQLVLSIADLAMLWLGDESAVRLVALGRVREGQEGAASMADALLRTAGRPWCPDIF, encoded by the coding sequence ATGAGCCCGCTCGACGCCCTCGACGCCATTCACCCGATCGACGTACGGCCGATCACGCCCCCCGACATCCCGGACTGGCTGCGCGCGTTGAAGACGGGGTTTCTGCAACCGCCGGTCGTCCCGGAGGACGAGGCCGAGGCGCGGGCGTCGGGGATCATCCCGTCGAGGACGCTGGGCGCGTACGACGGCTCCCGCTGCGTGGCGACGTTCAGGTCGTTCCCGCAGGAGCTCACCGCGGTCGGCGGAGCGATCGTCCCCGCCGACGCGATCTCCAACGTCACCGTCTCGCCCACGCACCGCCGCCGGGGCCTTCTCACCCGCATGATGGAGGCCGACCTCGCGGCGGCGCGCAAGCGGGGCGATGTCGTCGCGACACTCATCGCCGCCGAGTACCCGATCTACGGCCGCTACGGCTTCGGCCCGGCCACCAGCACCACCAAGTGGACCATCGACGTGCAGCGCACCGGTCTGGACCCCCGCTGGGCGGGCCCGGCGGACGGCGGTCGTATCGACCTGGTGGACGCCGAGGACGTCCGCAAGGCGGGCCCCGAGCTGCACGAACGGTTCCGGCGCGGCCGGCCCGGCGCCGTGAGCCGGGACGCCCGCTGGTGGCAGGTCAGCACCGGCCTGCTGACGTTCGGCGCCGGTGACCGGAAGGAACCGTTCTACGCCGCGTACCGCTCGGCGGCGGGCGGGATCGAGGGCCTCGTCTCCTACACGGCGGACGACAACTGGGGCGACGCCAACCAGCCCGAGATCACGGCGGACGTGAACTGGCTGCTCGCGGTGACCCCGGCGGCCGAGCGTGCCCTGTGGCACTACCTCTGCTCGATCGACTGGATCACCCGGGTCAGGAGCTGCCGACGCGCCCCCGACGACCTGCTTCCCCAGTTCCTGCCGGACCCGCGTGCCGCCCGGGTCACCACCCAGACGGACTGGCTCTGGGTGCGGATCCTGGATGTCGTACGGGCCATGGAGGCGCGGACGTACGGGGCTGCCGGGACGCTCGTGCTCGACGTGCTCGACGAGAGCGGGCCGGACGGCGGCCGATACCGGCTCCAGGTCGCCCCGGACGGTACGGCGACCTGCGATCCGACCACGGAGGAAGCCCAACTGGTGCTCTCCATAGCCGATTTGGCGATGCTGTGGCTCGGGGACGAGTCCGCGGTACGGCTGGTGGCGCTGGGCCGGGTCCGGGAAGGGCAAGAGGGCGCCGCCTCCATGGCCGACGCCCTGCTGCGGACGGCCGGGCGACCTTGGTGCCCGGACATCTTCTGA
- a CDS encoding asparaginase produces the protein MPGTPGSSTGTTGSHGGSGVLPVLAEVVRSGFVEGHHRGSLVVLAADGTVELALGEVAAPVFPRSSNKPMQAAGVLRAGLDLAGERLALAAASHSGEVFHRDLVQKMLVEHGLTAEQLQCPADLPLDPVEAEAYLASGAVRDRVTMNCSGKHTAMLAVCLQRGWPTESYLDPEHPLQRLIHSVVEENAGETVAAVGTDGCGAPLMALTLTGLARAFRSFVLAAPGSAERRVADAMRTHPEYVAGTRRPDTWLMRAVPGALSKMGAEAVQAVALPDGRALAFKIDDGGGRALGPVLARALGLLGVDAPVVARIGAAPLLGGGREVGEIRAAF, from the coding sequence CTCGCCGAGGTCGTGCGTTCCGGCTTCGTCGAGGGACACCACCGCGGCAGCCTGGTGGTCCTGGCCGCGGACGGGACGGTCGAGCTGGCGCTCGGCGAGGTGGCCGCGCCGGTCTTCCCCCGCTCGTCGAACAAGCCCATGCAGGCCGCGGGCGTCCTGCGCGCGGGCCTGGACCTGGCGGGAGAGCGCCTCGCCCTCGCCGCCGCGAGCCACTCCGGAGAGGTCTTCCACCGCGACCTCGTCCAGAAGATGCTCGTCGAGCACGGGCTGACCGCCGAGCAGCTCCAGTGCCCGGCGGACCTTCCGCTGGACCCCGTCGAGGCCGAGGCCTACCTCGCCTCCGGTGCCGTCCGCGACCGGGTCACCATGAACTGCTCCGGCAAGCACACGGCGATGCTCGCGGTGTGCCTGCAGCGCGGCTGGCCCACCGAGTCGTACCTCGATCCCGAGCACCCGCTGCAGCGGCTGATCCACTCCGTGGTCGAGGAGAACGCCGGGGAGACCGTCGCCGCGGTCGGCACGGACGGCTGCGGAGCCCCGCTGATGGCCCTCACCCTCACGGGTCTCGCCCGTGCCTTCCGCTCCTTCGTGCTCGCGGCCCCCGGCTCCGCCGAACGCCGCGTCGCCGACGCCATGCGCACGCACCCCGAGTACGTCGCCGGCACCCGACGCCCCGACACCTGGCTGATGCGCGCGGTCCCCGGGGCCCTGTCCAAGATGGGCGCCGAAGCGGTCCAGGCGGTCGCCCTGCCGGACGGGCGTGCCCTCGCCTTCAAGATCGACGACGGCGGGGGCCGCGCGCTGGGTCCGGTGCTGGCCCGAGCCCTGGGCCTGCTGGGCGTGGACGCGCCGGTGGTCGCCAGGATCGGCGCCGCCCCCCTGCTGGGCGGTGGCCGCGAGGTGGGGGAGATCCGGGCAGCGTTCTGA